A single genomic interval of Stieleria maiorica harbors:
- a CDS encoding gamma carbonic anhydrase family protein translates to MSLSIRTFRGITPSLGQRVYVDPAATVIGDVALGDDASVWPGAVIRGDLKPIRIGDRTNVQDNAVLHTTHNSEFNPGGWPLTIGDDVVIGHRAILHGCTVGNRVLIGNGAVVNDAAVIHDEVIVGAGCIVPPGKTLESGFVYVGNPCRQLRPITEPETRFFLYSPANYVKLKNQYLAEAEGQAWK, encoded by the coding sequence ATGTCGTTATCGATTCGAACTTTCCGGGGGATCACGCCGAGCCTGGGGCAGCGTGTTTATGTCGACCCGGCGGCGACGGTGATCGGAGACGTTGCGCTGGGCGATGACGCTTCCGTTTGGCCCGGGGCGGTGATCCGCGGCGACCTGAAACCGATCCGGATCGGTGATCGCACCAACGTGCAAGACAACGCGGTGCTGCACACGACGCACAACAGCGAGTTCAACCCCGGCGGGTGGCCGCTGACGATCGGCGACGACGTGGTGATCGGCCACCGCGCGATCCTGCACGGCTGCACAGTCGGAAACCGTGTCTTGATCGGAAACGGGGCGGTGGTCAACGACGCGGCGGTGATCCACGACGAAGTCATCGTGGGTGCCGGCTGTATCGTCCCGCCGGGCAAGACACTCGAAAGCGGTTTCGTGTACGTCGGCAACCCGTGCCGCCAACTGCGCCCGATCACCGAACCAGAAACCCGCTTCTTCCTGTACTCGCCGGCCAACTACGTCAAACTAAAGAATCAGTATCTGGCCGAGGCGGAAGGGCAAGCTTGGAAATGA
- a CDS encoding phosphoribosylaminoimidazolesuccinocarboxamide synthase, giving the protein MTQSAEPRTDPLYDFDDAGALLKTNLPLPRKSGKVRDLYDLGESLLVVSTDRISAFDFILPCGIPDKGRLLTQMSAFWFNHLGVRHHLKSTSIPSELSAKFETGPLEGRIMVVEKAEVVPFECVARGYLEGSGWREYQETGEVCGNKLPPGLRQCDKLPEPIFTPATKAEEGHDENVSIGRMIADLGSDLALQLRTETLKIYSAAADHARSRGILIADTKFEFGLVDGEIVLIDEVLTPDSSRFWDEAVYAPGAAQPSFDKQFVREWLSQCGWDKQSDPPTLPDDIIRQTAAKYREAFERLS; this is encoded by the coding sequence GTGACGCAGTCCGCCGAACCGAGGACCGACCCGTTGTACGACTTCGACGATGCCGGCGCGCTTCTGAAGACGAATCTGCCGCTACCACGAAAGAGCGGCAAGGTTCGTGATCTGTACGACCTGGGGGAGAGCTTGCTGGTCGTCAGCACCGATCGCATCAGCGCGTTCGACTTCATCCTGCCCTGCGGCATCCCCGACAAAGGCCGCTTGCTGACGCAGATGAGCGCGTTCTGGTTCAACCACTTGGGCGTGCGGCATCACTTGAAATCCACCTCGATCCCGTCGGAGTTGTCGGCCAAGTTCGAGACCGGCCCGCTGGAAGGCCGGATCATGGTGGTCGAGAAAGCCGAGGTCGTGCCGTTCGAATGCGTCGCGCGAGGCTATCTGGAAGGCAGCGGATGGCGGGAATACCAAGAGACCGGCGAGGTTTGCGGCAACAAGCTGCCACCGGGACTGCGGCAATGCGACAAGCTGCCCGAACCGATCTTCACTCCGGCAACCAAGGCCGAAGAAGGCCATGACGAGAACGTCAGCATCGGACGGATGATCGCCGACTTGGGCAGCGACCTCGCGCTGCAGTTGAGAACGGAGACGCTGAAGATCTATTCGGCGGCGGCCGACCATGCCCGCTCGCGTGGCATCCTGATCGCGGACACCAAATTTGAATTCGGTCTGGTCGACGGCGAGATCGTGTTGATCGACGAAGTCCTGACGCCGGACTCGTCGCGGTTCTGGGACGAAGCGGTCTATGCCCCCGGCGCCGCCCAGCCCTCGTTCGACAAACAATTCGTCCGCGAGTGGCTCTCGCAGTGCGGCTGGGACAAACAAAGCGACCCGCCGACGCTGCCCGATGACATCATCCGCCAAACCGCGGCGAAGTACCGCGAAGCGTTCGAGCGGTTGTCGTAG
- a CDS encoding endo-1,4-beta-xylanase, with the protein MGQFHFAVPSDSTQLLKQTLWKDAYICGIEGVPWECKNSVDGGILSISRPVDTSGKLYLTCPTKGLGYRTLSTCSLMPHERPHPLYLELARGSCYRAREQSSNWERAGLALGDRFGELVARGTAQFLDAAEARGDLEECSRHALQAIATLEQAIADLGESFALQSIAYRKQREPQLGTLLAGSVFPPAPTRSPLSRRFESAFNCAAVRLNWGTIESDAGRFEFEASDRTIHWCGERGLRVLAGPLVDFRKELMPPWLYLIEDNFDSFLQSVTQYTQRVVERYRGSVQLWNCAAGLNTPGPVALDDEQVMRLAVAILQTVRRIDPNTPAIISFDQPFGEYLAKHRDGISALHFADALARSGLGMAGIGLDVRLNYARDATLPRSALDFGQMIDRWATLGLPMLVQLTIPGGCGEDEKAIAKQSTLMTGTDRVELSANQLRTAGPIVRTLLAKQVVHGIVWDGWADNEKHVQSHAGVIDSLGAPRPMLDYFERLRHELLA; encoded by the coding sequence ATGGGGCAATTCCATTTCGCTGTCCCATCCGATTCGACCCAGTTGTTGAAACAGACGCTGTGGAAAGATGCCTACATCTGTGGCATCGAGGGTGTGCCCTGGGAATGTAAGAACAGCGTCGACGGGGGCATCCTGTCGATTTCGCGTCCGGTCGACACGTCGGGCAAGCTGTATTTGACCTGCCCGACCAAGGGGCTGGGCTATCGCACACTTTCGACCTGTTCATTGATGCCCCACGAGCGACCGCATCCGCTGTATTTGGAACTGGCCCGGGGGAGCTGTTATCGGGCGCGGGAACAGTCCAGCAATTGGGAGCGGGCGGGTTTGGCGTTGGGAGACCGGTTCGGTGAGTTGGTCGCACGCGGGACCGCACAGTTTCTCGATGCGGCCGAGGCACGCGGTGACCTGGAGGAGTGTTCACGTCATGCGTTGCAAGCGATCGCGACCTTGGAACAAGCCATTGCGGATCTGGGCGAATCGTTCGCGCTTCAATCGATCGCCTATCGCAAGCAGCGCGAACCACAGTTGGGCACTCTGTTGGCCGGCAGCGTCTTTCCGCCCGCCCCGACACGCTCGCCACTCAGTCGGCGGTTTGAAAGCGCGTTCAATTGTGCCGCGGTTCGGTTGAACTGGGGGACGATCGAATCCGATGCCGGTCGGTTCGAATTCGAGGCCAGCGATCGAACGATTCATTGGTGCGGCGAACGCGGGCTTCGCGTCTTGGCCGGTCCGCTGGTCGATTTCCGCAAAGAGCTGATGCCGCCCTGGTTGTACTTGATCGAAGACAACTTCGATTCCTTCTTGCAATCGGTCACTCAATACACACAACGTGTCGTCGAGCGTTACCGCGGTTCGGTCCAGCTGTGGAACTGTGCCGCGGGATTGAACACGCCCGGCCCGGTCGCGTTGGATGACGAACAGGTGATGCGATTGGCCGTCGCCATCCTGCAGACCGTCCGTCGCATCGATCCCAACACGCCGGCGATCATTTCCTTCGATCAACCGTTCGGTGAATACCTGGCCAAACACCGCGACGGAATCTCCGCGTTGCACTTTGCCGACGCACTCGCGCGCAGCGGGTTGGGGATGGCCGGCATCGGGTTAGACGTACGATTGAACTACGCCCGTGATGCGACGCTGCCGCGGTCGGCGCTCGATTTCGGCCAGATGATCGATCGCTGGGCGACGCTGGGGTTGCCCATGCTGGTTCAACTGACGATCCCCGGCGGCTGTGGCGAAGATGAAAAAGCGATCGCCAAGCAATCGACGTTGATGACCGGTACGGATCGGGTGGAGTTGTCGGCCAACCAGCTTCGCACGGCCGGTCCGATCGTTCGCACGTTGCTGGCCAAGCAGGTCGTGCACGGCATCGTCTGGGACGGTTGGGCCGATAATGAAAAACATGTGCAAAGTCACGCCGGCGTGATCGATTCGCTGGGTGCACCGCGACCGATGTTGGATTACTTTGAACGGCTTCGACACGAACTTTTAGCTTGA
- a CDS encoding SMP-30/gluconolactonase/LRE family protein: MLLALASVTVATAQDDAAEEVKPTGKVELVQDGFAFTEGPAWEPKSKSLLFTDIPNTAIHRLAPDGSITLFTGDSKHTNGILIPADGRILACQMDGQVVRYDDDANATVLASQYNGKRFNAPNDLTVDDDGGIYFTDPLFRAPTPLPQTVQAVYYIAADDTVSRVTEGLAAPNGIGMSPDRKRLYVCPSGQAEMLVYDVTGPGKLSAPKTFCTLQQPEGKSGTGADGIALDVNGNVYITTHIGVQIYSPAGKQIGVVAFPEQPANVCFGGDDWKTMFVTARTGLYRVTMPIPGMH; encoded by the coding sequence GTGCTCCTCGCTCTGGCGAGCGTCACCGTCGCGACGGCCCAGGACGACGCGGCCGAGGAAGTCAAACCGACCGGCAAGGTCGAATTGGTTCAGGACGGATTCGCCTTCACCGAAGGCCCCGCCTGGGAACCGAAATCCAAGTCGCTGTTGTTCACCGACATCCCCAACACCGCCATCCATCGTCTCGCCCCCGATGGATCGATCACCCTGTTCACCGGCGATTCGAAACATACCAATGGGATCCTGATCCCCGCCGACGGACGCATCCTGGCATGTCAGATGGACGGGCAAGTCGTCCGCTATGACGATGACGCGAACGCGACCGTGTTGGCATCGCAGTACAACGGCAAACGCTTCAACGCCCCCAACGACTTGACCGTCGACGATGACGGCGGAATCTATTTTACCGACCCGCTGTTTCGCGCACCGACGCCGCTGCCCCAAACCGTTCAAGCCGTCTACTACATCGCCGCCGACGACACGGTCTCCCGCGTCACCGAAGGCTTGGCCGCGCCCAACGGCATCGGCATGTCGCCCGATCGGAAACGGCTTTATGTCTGCCCCAGCGGGCAGGCCGAGATGCTGGTCTACGACGTGACCGGACCCGGAAAGTTGTCCGCGCCGAAAACGTTTTGCACTCTCCAGCAACCCGAGGGCAAGTCGGGGACCGGCGCCGACGGGATCGCATTGGACGTCAATGGCAACGTCTACATCACCACCCACATCGGTGTGCAGATCTATTCGCCGGCCGGAAAGCAAATTGGCGTCGTCGCCTTCCCCGAGCAGCCGGCCAACGTCTGCTTCGGCGGCGATGATTGGAAAACAATGTTCGTGACCGCCCGCACCGGTCTTTACCGTGTCACCATGCCGATCCCCGGAATGCACTAA
- a CDS encoding dihydrodipicolinate synthase family protein, translating to MLTSSFDPDHLSESVFAVPPLARDSEGEVSTSENAKLIRFLEDGGIRSLLYGGNAVFYHMRLSEYAKTLTMLSETAGDQTSVVPSIGPAYGLAVDQVDILREYDFATAMLLPARDVVDQQGVATGIRHLAERYGKPLVLYLKFDRWLDAKWVDALHRDGLISWIKYAVVRDDPSQDDYLNKIRDVFPSSRMVSGIGEQPAIVHLRDFGITGFTSGCVCVAPARSMEMLRAIQTGDYETAESIRQWFLPLEDLRNMYSPIRVLHHAVAEAGIAATGPLLPMLSDLDESLVSKIRDAVAGMTVG from the coding sequence ATGCTTACCAGTTCCTTTGATCCCGATCATTTGTCCGAAAGTGTTTTCGCCGTGCCGCCGCTGGCGCGCGACAGTGAGGGCGAAGTCAGCACGTCGGAAAATGCCAAACTGATTCGGTTTCTCGAAGACGGCGGCATCCGCTCGCTGCTGTATGGCGGAAACGCCGTTTTCTATCACATGCGTCTAAGCGAGTATGCCAAGACGTTGACGATGCTTAGCGAAACCGCGGGCGATCAAACCAGTGTCGTGCCGTCGATCGGACCGGCCTACGGGTTGGCCGTCGATCAAGTCGATATCTTGCGTGAATACGACTTCGCCACCGCGATGCTGTTGCCCGCACGCGATGTCGTCGATCAACAGGGTGTCGCCACCGGGATTCGTCACCTGGCCGAACGCTACGGAAAGCCCTTGGTGTTGTATCTGAAGTTTGATCGCTGGTTGGACGCCAAGTGGGTCGACGCGTTGCACCGCGACGGGCTGATCTCCTGGATCAAGTACGCGGTCGTGCGCGATGATCCCAGCCAGGACGACTACCTGAACAAGATCCGCGACGTCTTCCCGTCCTCGCGGATGGTCAGCGGCATCGGCGAGCAACCGGCCATCGTCCACTTGCGGGATTTCGGCATCACCGGCTTCACCAGCGGCTGCGTGTGCGTCGCGCCGGCCCGCAGCATGGAAATGTTGCGCGCGATCCAGACCGGGGATTATGAAACCGCCGAGTCGATTCGGCAGTGGTTCTTGCCGCTAGAAGACTTGCGGAACATGTACAGCCCGATCCGTGTGTTGCACCATGCCGTCGCCGAAGCCGGCATCGCCGCTACCGGCCCGCTGCTGCCCATGCTCAGTGACCTCGATGAATCCCTGGTCTCCAAGATCCGCGACGCCGTCGCCGGCATGACAGTGGGGTAA